The DNA sequence CAGACGAGCACCCGGTCCACGGTGGTCAGGGCACGCACCACCCAGGGGGTGGCGAGGGTGAGGGCGAGGCCGGTCGCGCAGGTCGCCGCGATCGCGAGCGGGGAGTCCAGGTAGAAGGAGTAGTCGTCGTTCTGGAAGACCTGCAGCCCCGGCTGATCGGTGAAGGCCGGGAACACCCAGAACCAGAGCGGGTAGAGCAGCATGGCCCAGCCGTAGGCCCAGAACGTCAGGGCCACGCAGAACGCGAACACCGCCCACGGGAAGTGGATCACCGAGTACAGCACGTGCCGCCAGGCGCTCCCGCTCTTGAGCAGAGCCCCCATCCGGGCGATCGCGCCGCCCTTCTCCGCCCGGATCGGCGCGGGTTCGGCGACGTCGTGCCCGAGCATCCCGCGGACCCGGGCCCGCTCCACGCGCCCGAACCCGCGGCACATGGCCAGCACCCCCGCCAGCACCGGGACCCCGAGGAAGGTGACGAGCAGTCCGGCGCCGAGGCTGACGCCGGTGATGGCGAGCGAGAAGTACAGGGTGCTCAGCGGCAGCCCGAGCATCAGGTACCCGAACTCCCGCCAGGTCCGCCCCTCGAAGGGAGCCCGCACCACCCTGCCGATACCGCTGCCACTGTGTGCGCCGCTACCCATATCGCCGACCCGCCCTTCATCCACTGTGTCCCCCAACCCTCCCGCGACCCCCTCACGGGAACCATCCGGCAGGTCGGCCTCTCCCCCGGGGGGTTAACCCCACCCCACTCGAGGCCACGCCCGACCCCAGAGCCCACGCCCTCCAGCCCGGGGCCCTGGCCGGGCTCGGCCATGGTCCTGCTTGGGAGCTGCGCCCCGGGGCCACAGCCCGGGCCCGCCTCGGTCCGGCGCGGGGTTGCGCCCCGGCGCCCTGGCGGGGCCCGCCGCGGTCATGCTCGGGGTTGCGCCCCGGGGCCCGCCGCGGTCCTGCTCGGGGTTGCGCCCCCGGGCCCTGGCCGGGGCCCGCCGCGGTCCGGCTCGGGGTTCCGCCCTGGCCCTGGCGTCTCCCGCTCGGGGGCCCGCCCCCGGGGCTCGCCCAGGGTCAGGCCCAGGGTCCTGGCCGGAGTCCCGCTAAGGGGCCTGACCCAGGGCCGATCCGGGTCCGGGCCGGTCCGGCGGCCACGGCTAGCGGAGCCGCCGGCCGGAGGCCGAGCCCGAATCCCCTACCCGCCCTTCGCCCGTTCCCTGGGCTCCGCCCAGACCCGCGCCTCAAACGCCGGCGGGGCTGGATCGCCCTGCAGGGTGATCCAGCCCCAACGACCGCACACGCAGACGAGCGCAGCCAAACCAAGCCCCTACGGCCCGCACGTACAGAGCGGCGCAGCCCAACCCAGGCCCTGAGCCCCGCACGTACAGAGCGGCGCAGCCAAACCCCCAGGCGCTAAGCCCCGCAGGTGCAGCGGACGCTGCCAAATCCCAGGCCCTACGGCCCGCAGGTGCAGCGGACGCTGCCAAATCCCAGGCCCTACGGCCCGCAGGTGCGAACGGGCGCTGCCCATATCCAGCCCCGCCGGCGTTTGAGGCGCGGGGGTCCGGGGGCCGGCCCCCGGGGACGGCGCCGCACCCGCCCACGTACGGCGGGCGACAGCACACCCGGCCCCGCCGACGCGCGCGACGCGGGCGGGAGGACGGCCGGGCTATCGAGAAGACCGCTCCCGCCACGGCAGCTCCGCCGTGACCACGGTCCCCTGTCCCTCGGGCGACTCCACCACCAGCACGCCGTCGACCGCGCCGAGCCGCTCACCCAGCCCCGCCAGCCCGGACCCGGCGGCCGCATCCGCGCCGCCCCGCCCGTCGTCCGACACCCGGATCAGCAGCCGCCCGTCGGCGGAGCCACCCGTGCGCCACACCTCGACCTCCGCACACCGCGCCCCCGGCCCCGCGTGCTTGCTCACGTTCTGCAGCAGCTCCGAGACCACGAAGTACGCGATCCCCTCGATCGCCTCCGCCGGCCGCGCCGGCAGATCCACCGCCACCTTCACGGGGACCAGGCACCGCGAGGCCACCGAGGACAGGGCCGCGTCCAGTCCCCGGTCGGTCAGCACCGCCGGGTGGATCCCGCGCGCGAGGTCCCGCAGCTCCTGGAGGGCGATCTTCACTTCCCCGTGCGCCTCGTCCACCATCGCCGCCGCCCCCTCGGGGTCCTCCAGCAGCTTCTCCTTCGCCAGGCCCAGCCCCATCGCCAGCGCCACCAGCCGGGCCTGCGCCCCGTCGTGCAGGTCCCGCTCGATGCGCCGCAGGTCCGCCGCCGCCGTGTCGACCACGACACCGCGGTCGGACTCCAGCTCGGCGATGCGCCGCTCCAGTTCATCGGAGGGCGACAGCAGGCCTCGTACCATCGCCCGGTCCACGTTCGCGAGCCCGCGGACCACCCACGGCAGCACCGGCCACAGCACGAAGAGCCCGGTCAGCGCCACCGTGAAGGTGGCCACCGCCCACGGCAGCCGGATCAGCTCGAACAGCACGGTCCGCCACGCCACCGGGTCCTTGAGGCTCGCCCACAGCCAGGGGAAGAACCCGCCGGACCGGCCCGGCCCGGGCATCGGCGTCGGCTCGTCGACCCGTACGCCCAAGAGGTCGCGGGCCCGCGCCCGTTCCAGCCGTCCCAACTGGCGAGACACGAACAGACCGCATGCGAGCAGCGGAAGACCGATCGCCGTCACCGACAGACCGCCCGCGGTCGCCACCATCACCACCGTGAAGACGAACCCGATGAGGGCGGCGGGCAAATTGCTCAACAGGTAAGCGATTTCCTTCCACGTCACGGCATCGAAGGGTGCGCGGACGGGAGGAGGAGCGCCGTCGTCGGGGGTGTGCTTGCTCGCGGTCATGCGCCCACCCTGCCAAGCTCGCGGCCGCCGTGCCATGGGGTAGCCGGGCCGAGGTAAACGGGGGATAACCCCACCCCGCGGAGCCCAGGCCCTAGACTCCCGTCCGTACCAGATCAACCTGATCGTCGACAGTGGCCGAGGAACGAGGAACGGACGTGCCCGAACCAACGGTATCGACCGTATCCGTGCTCGCCGCGGACTACTTCCGGACGTATTCGGTCGTCGGCCTCCTGGCCGCGCTCGGTGTGCTCTTCGTGGCGGTGGCGTTCGGCGCCAACCGCCTGCTGAGCCCGTCCGTCCCGACCCGCGAGAAGCTGCTGACGTACGAGTGCGGCGTGGACCCGGTGGGCGAGGGCTGGGCGCACACCCAGGTCCGCTACTACGTCTACGCCTTCCTCTACGTCATCTTCGCCGTCGACTCGATCTTCCTCTTCCCCTGGGCGACGGTGTTCGCCGCCGCCGGTTACGGCGCCACGACGCTGGTGGAGATGTTCATCTTCCTCGGCTTCCTGGCCGTCGGCCTGCTCTACGCGTACAAGAAGGGCGTCCTCGAATGGCTGTGACCCCGGCCGGTACCCCGGCCGTGCCGTCGGAGCCGCAGCTGCTCCCGGAGCCGAAGCGGCTGGGCGTCCTGTCCCGCCTCGCGCCCGAGCCCATGAAGGTGGTCCTCAACTGGGGCCGCCGCTACAGCCTGTGGGTCTTCAACTTCGGTCTCGCCTGCTGCGCGATCGAGTTCATCGCGGCGTCGATGGCCCGGCACGACTTCATCCGGCTCGGCGTCATCCCCTTCGCGCCCGGCCCGCGCCAGGCGGACCTCATGATCGTCTCCGGGACGGTGACGGACAAGATGGCCCCGGCCGTCAAGCGGCTGTACGAGCAGATGCCCGAGCCGAAGTACGTGATCTCCTTCGGCGCCTGCTCCAACTGCGGCGGCCCGTACTGGGACTCGTACTCGGTGACGAAGGGCGTCGACCAGATCATCCCGGTCGACGTCTACGTCCCCGGCTGCCCGCCCCGCCCCGAGGCGCTGCTGCAGGGCATCCTCAAGCTCCAGGAGAAGATCGCCCGCGAATCGCTCGCGGAGCGCTACGCGAACACGGCTCCGCCGTCCCCCGCGCAGCTCACCAGCGGCCTGATCACTCCTCCCCCCGCCCCCACGCCTGCTCCCGGGACGGACGCGTGAACCTCTACGACTCCCTCCCCGACGCGGCGGGAACGGTCTTCGGCGAGGAAGCGGTCGGCTCCTTCGCCTACTCCGTCCT is a window from the Streptomyces sp. NBC_01244 genome containing:
- a CDS encoding sensor histidine kinase, encoding MTASKHTPDDGAPPPVRAPFDAVTWKEIAYLLSNLPAALIGFVFTVVMVATAGGLSVTAIGLPLLACGLFVSRQLGRLERARARDLLGVRVDEPTPMPGPGRSGGFFPWLWASLKDPVAWRTVLFELIRLPWAVATFTVALTGLFVLWPVLPWVVRGLANVDRAMVRGLLSPSDELERRIAELESDRGVVVDTAAADLRRIERDLHDGAQARLVALAMGLGLAKEKLLEDPEGAAAMVDEAHGEVKIALQELRDLARGIHPAVLTDRGLDAALSSVASRCLVPVKVAVDLPARPAEAIEGIAYFVVSELLQNVSKHAGPGARCAEVEVWRTGGSADGRLLIRVSDDGRGGADAAAGSGLAGLGERLGAVDGVLVVESPEGQGTVVTAELPWRERSSR
- a CDS encoding NADH-quinone oxidoreductase subunit A translates to MPEPTVSTVSVLAADYFRTYSVVGLLAALGVLFVAVAFGANRLLSPSVPTREKLLTYECGVDPVGEGWAHTQVRYYVYAFLYVIFAVDSIFLFPWATVFAAAGYGATTLVEMFIFLGFLAVGLLYAYKKGVLEWL
- a CDS encoding NADH-quinone oxidoreductase subunit B, whose protein sequence is MAVTPAGTPAVPSEPQLLPEPKRLGVLSRLAPEPMKVVLNWGRRYSLWVFNFGLACCAIEFIAASMARHDFIRLGVIPFAPGPRQADLMIVSGTVTDKMAPAVKRLYEQMPEPKYVISFGACSNCGGPYWDSYSVTKGVDQIIPVDVYVPGCPPRPEALLQGILKLQEKIARESLAERYANTAPPSPAQLTSGLITPPPAPTPAPGTDA